The genomic segment GGACATTAAAAATTGTCGCGCTTCGTGCAGCGGATGGTGCTGAAAAACCCTATACATCTGCACGCCTTATCACAAAACATAAAGCGGATTTTAAATATGGCCGATTCGAAATGCGTGCAAAGTTACCCAGTGGGCAGGGTAGCTGGCCGGCATTTTGGATGCTGCCTACGGATGAAGTCTATGGGGGCTGGCCCAACTCTGGTGAAATTGACATAGTTGAAGCGGTTAACCTCAAAGCACAAGGTGCTGATGGCGCACCAGAGGCCCAAATTTACGGTACCTTGCACTATGGTAAGGATTGGCCGGACAACGTACATTCGGGTAGAGCACACATTCTGGCAGACGGTGCTAACCCGGCCGATGACTTTCATACCTATGCTGTGGAATGGCAAGAGGGAGAGATACGCTGGTATGTTGATGATTACCTTTATGCCACACAGCGACAATCAGAGCCCTTGTATGACAGTAACGGCGATGTTTTCAGTTTGAAACACCGGGGCTGGTTTGCCGAGTATCATGAGCAGGGTAGCGGCGAGCTGACCACACACTGGGATAGCGCGCCGTTTGACCAAAATTTTTATCTTATCTTAAACCTGGCTGTTGGTGGCAGCTGGCCGGAAGCGGTCAATGAAACGGGTGTGAATGCCGACGCGTTTGCAAATGGACAAACCTTTGAAGTGGATTACGTCCGAGTCTACCAGTGCCAGCAAAATCCGACAACGGGTAAAGGATGCGAAACGATTCGTGCTGGATGGGACTCGCCCCAGGACGCATTGGTTGAGGGCAAGGCGCCTACTCCACCTCCCCCGGCAACAGCAGGTGATAGCCTGCAAATTTTTGACGGCGAGCTTAACAAAGACTGGCCTGCCTGGGATTGTTGTGGTGGCAGTGTGCCAGCCTTGGTGGACGACGACACTGCGGGAACGGTCATCGAGTTTAGCGTGGGTAGCGAACCGACGGTAAATGGTTTTATTTCTCGCGACCCGATGGCGTCTGATGCGGGCGGCACACCCAGCCCATTCGATGCGTCTTCCCTGATAGACTCTGGCATGGTGCGTTTCGAATTGAAAGTGACCTCAGCGCCTGTGGATGCACAAACGCCCTGGATGCTAAAAGTAGAAAGTGCGAACGGCGATAAGGTGATTGAAATTTCTTTGTCTGAGAGCACAGAGGGCCTGCAACCCGTGGCCGGGCAGTGGCAAACCTTTACTTTTCCTTTACAGATGCTCGCTGAGCGAGGCCTGGATATCAGCAGCATTGACGCAGTCCTGATATTCCCGGCATGGGGCAGTGGCGAAGGCGCTGTTTATCGTGTCGCTGAAGTGGCCATTGCCGCACCACAAAGTGCTTCAGCGCTAGTGGTGTTTGAAGACAGTGAAAACCCTGCCTGGCCTATGTGGGATTGCTGTGGCGGATCAGTACCTACGGTTGAGCTAGACGACGATGCACACGGCAATGTTGCTGAGTTTAAAATCGGCGATACAGCGACGGTGATGGGCTTTATTTCCCGCCAAGACTTTATCACAGCTGAAGGCGTTAGCGCCGAGCCATTTGATGCTTCTTCTATTCTGTCTAATGGTGTGGTTGAGTTCGATATGAAAGTAGTGAACGCACCACAAGATACGACTGCGACCTGGTCTTTTAAGGCTGAATCAGTGAACGCAGAAAGTGTCGCTGAAGTTGCTTTAGAGAGTAGTGTTCAGCAAGCCGCACCTGAAGTTGGCCAGTGGCAAACGTATACATTCAAATTAACTGACCTGGTTGCTGGAGGTTTAGATATCAGCGCGATTGATGTCTTGATGGTTTTCCCTACCTGGGATCAGGGCGCAGGTGCGGTATATCGCATAGACAACGTCAAGATTTACGACCCGAATCAGGCCGATGACTTTGTAGGTGAAATTTTGTTTGCCGACAACGTTAAAGATAAATGGTCGCTGTGGGACTGCTGCGGTGGTTCCACCCCTACGCTTGAAAATGATGATATGACTCAGGGAATGGTTGCCGAATTTAAAGTTGGTGCCGAACCAACGGTGATGGGGTTGTTTGCAGAAGACGGCCATTACCTCGATGCGTCAGCTTATCTGGAGTCCGGGTCAGTTCAGTTTGATCTCAAAGTCGTAACAGCACCGAGTGATAGCAGTGCTCCCTGGAAGTTTAAGATTGAGGCGCTGGATGCCGATTCTGTCTTAGAGCTAAATCTAGCAGACAGTCTGGAGGGCACGGCCCCTCAGGTTGGTCAGTGGCAAACCTATACTTTCCCTCTGCAGGCACTGAGTGACGGTGGGGTCAATATCAGTGGTATTGACATCATCATGGTTTACCCGGCCTGGGGGCAGGGTGAAGGAGCTGTATATCGGCTCGATAATGTGATGATTACAGCCAAGTAAACCTAAACCGATGGCGTGGCATTGCCACGCCCAGACAGCGAAAATTATTCAAGCAGGTCATTATGAATACAGTAAATTATAAACTCTCTCATGTCGCGATTCTGATCGGTGCGGTACTTGGCACTTCTATGGTACAGGCAGAGCAAGAAGCTGCGCAGGCTGGTGAAGAAACCCCAGAAGTGATTGAAGTGCGTGGTATTAAGGGCAGTTTGATTCGCTCCATGAACGTTAAACGAGACATGTCGGGCGTGGTGGACGCGATTTCAGCAGAAGAAATGGGTAAGTTTCCCGATACCAACCTGGCGGAGTCTTTACAACGAATTACCGGCGTGGCGGTGAGCCGCAGCAACGGGGAAGGGAGCCAGATCACGGTGCGGGGATTTGGCCCGGACTTTAACCTGGTGACGCTCAATGGCAGGCAAATGCCGGGAACCGGTAATAGTCGCTCCTATAACTTTGAGAACTTGTCGTCTGACGGAGTTTCAGCACTGGAAGTGTATAAGACGGCCCGTGCGGATAATCCGACCGGTGGATTGGGCGCGACGGTGAATATTGTTACTGCACGCCCGCTCGACAGCGGTGCGGAAAAAATGTCCTTTTCAGCTAAAGCGATTCATGACTCTTCCAATGTGGCAGGCGACGACATTACGCCAGAGGTCTCCGCCCTTTACTCAAATGCGTTCTTTGACGAATCGGTGGGATTTGGCTTTACCATTAATCACCATCGTCGAGACTTTCAACAGCAAAGCGCCAATATTCAGGGCTGGCAGGCGAATGTAGACTTGCCTACCAATCTGGACGCTGACAGTGTTGTTGATAATCGTCCGCTGAATAAGGACGGGGTGCCAGCAGGAGACTACTTCTTCCCCCGGGATATGAACTATCAGATAAGCGACTTGCAGCGTGAGCGAACCAATGGTCAGCTTGTTTTTCAGTATGCGCCTAATGACGACATTGTGATGACACTCGATTACACCGGCACGAAATCCATAACCGGCAAGAACGCGATTTCATGGGGCATGTGGAATGACTATGGTGGCAACATCAACGGTTACGAGCTGGATGAAAATGGCACAGTTGTGTATGCCGACATCAGCGGCAACGACGGCTCATTCAGCGCCTCGCGCTCAACGACTGAGGTAAACGAGCGTTCCGTTGGTTTTAATGTCCAATGGCAGGCGAGTGATGCACTGAGCCTCACTTTGGATTATCACGATTCCCAAAGCGAAACCGACAATGGCGCAGACTCAGGCCTTGGTAGTGAGGGCACATTGGTATTGGGTTCAGATCAGCTAACGACCAAGCGCTACGATTTTCGAAGCTCAGAGATCCCACATGCAGAAATCCTGTGGCGAAATGGTACCAATGAGCTGGCAGCCAGCGAAATCGACTCTCACTTTAGTCAGTTTGTACACTCCCCAGGCAAAGCCACGGTTGAGCAATTACAGCTTGATGGCGTCTGGGAAAACCTTAGCGATCGCTGGGGATTAGTGAATGTCAAATTTGGTGTGGCGCGTACTGAGCAGGAGATGAGTGGCTCGAATGCCTGGAGTGGCTTAATTGGAGGCTTTTTATTTAACCCTGCCTGGCCGGAACTATTCCCCGATGGCATGTTTACCCAGCATGACACGAGTGACTTCCTTAATGCATTTGACGGTGGCGGCAGTGCGTTACAGCCTCACTATTACTACACCTTTGACTTCGATGAAGTTGCTGCTCGCTCTGAAGCCTTTTTGACCAATGACTTACTCGGTGGCAGTGACTATTTCGCGACGACAGCATATCACGATATGGGAACTGTCTCGCGTGAAAGCGTGACAGAAGAAACCAGCAGTATCTACCTGTCCAGCTTCTGGGAGTTTGAAGTTGCCAGCTATCCGGTACAGATAAACGCAGGTGTACGCTATGAGCAAACCGATGTGACCAGCAGCACTTTCCAGCCAACGCCAACGGCCGTGTGGTGGAAAGGTGGCAGTGAATGGCATACCCAGTTTTTACCTGATGGCGATGCCTTCTTTACCCTTGAAGGTGAGCACGACGTGGTGTTACCTATGGTGGACTTACGCGTAGATGTCAGCGATGAGCTGGTTGCCCGACTGTCCTGGGGTAAAACCATTTCCCGTGCGCCGCTTGGCGACCTGGTCGGTGGCCGAAGTCTAACCAACAGCCCTAAAATCGGTTCGCGCAATGCCAGTGAAGGTAATACCAACTTGCAACCGTTCGAGTCGACCAACTTTGACCTTAGCCTGGAGTACTACTACAGCGAGGGCAGCTATGCAGCTATTGGATACTTTGATAAGTCGGTGAAAAACTTCATCGGCAGTCAGGTTAACTCGACGACTGTAGAGGGGTTTCACGATATTTATCAGGGTCCCAGATGGTTGCAAGCCGTTGCAGACATCGAAAGTCGTGGCGAGCAGGCCACCAATGACGCCATTTTTGCTCAGATGCAGGCCAATGGCGCAACGCTGAATGAGCAGGGCTACATCACGCCCAACGCTGATGACCCGTTGATCGTGTGGGATTTTACACGACCTTTTAATGCGCCCGATACTAAGTCCGTTGACGGTTTTGAAGTGGCAGTACAACACCTGTTCGGCGAAACCGGTTTTGGCGTCGGGGTTAATGCGACATTTGTTAATGGCGATGTGGAGTTCGATGTTACCAGTCTTAAGCAGCAAACCCCGCTCACAGGACTTAGCGACTCTGCCAACTTTCAGGTGTTTTATGAGCTCGACGGCCTGTCGGTAAAACTGACTTACGCTTGGCGAGACGAGTATTTGATCGGAGTAGGTCAGGATCAGGGATCTTCCGATAACCCGCCACAATTTGCTAAGGCTTTTGGTCAATGGGATATGAGCGTTAACTACGACATGACGGAGCAGTTGACCGTGTTCTTCGAGGGCGTGAACCTCAATGATGAAACTGAGCAAGGCTTTGGTCGATATGAACGGCAATTCCTGTTCGCCCGCCAATACGGTCCCAGGTATGCGCTGGGCTTCCGATATAAGTTCAATTAATTCCGAGTATGCTCTGGTGGTTGCTTAGCGCGATGCCAGAGCGCGCTTTTCTTATTTTTTGTTGGAAATTCATTATGGCTAGTTCATCCGTGATACTGGAAACCAAGCATGAGTCGAATTCGGAACGGGGGCACAGATTTGCGCTGTTCACACTGACGACTCTGTTTTTTATGTGGGGGTTTATTACCTGTTTAAATGACATTTTGATCCCCTACCTGAAAGGGGCATTTTCTTTAACTTATACCCAGGCTATGTTGGTGCAGTTTTGCTTTTTCGGCGCCTATTTTATTGTCTCTGTTCCTGCGGGGATGCTGGTTGGCCGAATTGGCTTCAAAAAAGGCATCATTACAGGCTTGAGTATCGCAAGCATAGGGTGTTTGTTGTTCTATCCGGCAGCTGAGCTGGGTGTCTATGGGTTGTTTCTGGGGGCGCTGTTTGTGCTGGCTAGCGGCATTACTGTATTACAGGTCTCTGCAAACCCTTTTGTGAGTGCTCTCGGATCCGCCAAAACGGCCTCATCACGTCTGACGATGACCCAGGCATTTAACTCACTGGGTACAACGGTTGCACCATTTTTGGTGCCTGGCTTATTTTCTCTGGCAGCAGTGAGCCGGCACATACAGACGCATCCGCAGTGCAATTCCCTTACCTGATGATAGCAATCACGCTTGCGGCGTTGGCTATTGTTTTTGCATTTATCAAGCTGCCGTCGCTAGGTGCTCAACCCCAGGGCGCGCCCTCTTTAAAAAAGGCACTGCAATACCAGCACCTTAAACTGGGCGCAGTGGCGATTTTCTTATACGTAGGTGCAGAAGTCGCCATAGGCAGCTTCCTGGTGAACTTTTTACACGACCCTCGCATTGCCGGGCTGAACGAAGCGCAAGCGGCTCAGCTAATCGCATATTACTGGGGCGGGGCGATGATCGGGCGCTTCATCGGTGCGCTGGTGATGCAAAAAATCGCTGCGGGCAAAGTTCTGGCATTTAACGCGCTCATGGTCATTGTGCTGTTGTGTGTTGCTGTTATGACTGAAGGCAGTGTGGCGATGTGGTCTGTGCTGGCGGTCGGTCTGTTCAATTCTATTATGTTTCCAACCATTTTCAGTCTGGCAATCGACAAGCTGGGCGAAAGCGCCAGTCATGGTGCCGGCGTATTATGCCTGGCTATTGTCGGCGGTGCCATTGTGCCTTTGCTGCAGGGTATGTTGGCCGACGCTTCGGGCGTACAACTGTCATTCCTGTTGCCGGCACTGTGTTATGTATTTATCGGTTATTTTGGGCTCAAAGGACACCGACCTGTTTTGCTATCCACGGAGAAGTAAAGTGAAGAAAACAACCATCAAGATTTCACTCAGCGTGCTGGCTGCTGGTATCCTAACGGCGTGCGGCTCAGCGCAGCCATCGGCAGAAGTTAAGAAGGGGCTTGATATCTGGCCCAAAATACATTCAGAGGTGGGCAAAGATCCCGAAATAGAGCGTCAGGTTGCGGCACTACTGAGCAAGATGACGTTAGAGCAGAAAGTGGCCCAGATGATCCAGCCTGAGATCCGTGACATCACAGTCGAAGACATGCGGCGCTACGGTTTTGGTTCTTACCTCAACGGCGGCGGGGCATTTCCCGGCAACAACAAACATGCCAGTGTCAAAGACTGGGTCGACCTTGCCGAAGCCATGTATCAGGCGTCAGTAGATGATTCGCTGGATGGCATTAATATTCCCACCATGTGGGGGACTGATGCGGTGCATGGCCACAACAATGTGATTGGCGCGACGTTATTTCCTCATAATATCGGCCTGGGGGCTGCAAATAACCCTGAGCTGATTGAAAAAATTGCTCAGGCAACAGCGAAAGAAGTCATGGCAACAGGCATTGACTGGGTATTTGCACCCACAGTTGCAACTGTGCGTGATGACCGCTGGGGCCGCACCTATGAAGGTTATTCTGAAGACCCCGAGATAGTTAAAGCCTATGCGGCAGCCATAGTACATGGCTTGCAAGGCCATGCGGATGGAGATTTTTTGGGTGATGACCGGGTGATCAGTACCGTGAAGCACTTTCTGGGCGATGGCGGCACGGTCAAAGGAGACGACCAGGGCAATAATATCGACTCAGAACAAATGCTGTTTGATATTCATGCACAGGGGTACGTGGGCGGTCTGACTGCGGGCGCACAATCTGTGATGGCGTCATTTAATAGCTGGCAGGGCGAGAAAATCCATGGTCATCATTACCTGCTGACCGAGGTCCTGAAGAACAAGATGGGGTTTGATGGCTTTGTGGTGGGTGACTGGAATGGCCATGGTCAGATCCCTGGCTGTCGCAATGATGATTGTCCACAGGCTGTTAATGCCGGCCTGGATGTGTATATGGTGCCGACCGATGCCTGGAAGCCGTTGCTTGAAAATACCATTGCACAAGTCAAAGCGGGCTTTATTCCACAGTCTCGTATCGATGATGCCGTTACGCGTATCTTGCGGGTGAAATTCCGTGCGGGATTGTTTGATAAACCCAGTCCGGCAAAGCGTCCGCATGCAAACAATAGGCAATTGATTGGCCACGAAGCGCACCGCGAAATCGCACGTCAGGCTGTTCGAGAGTCCCTGGTTTTGCTCAAAAATAATCATCAGTTGCTACCACTGGCACCTAATCAACGCATTTTGGTAGCCGGAGATGCGGCCGATAACATAGGCAAGCAATCGGGTGGCTGGACTATTACCTGGCAGGGCACCAATAATCAGAATAGCGATTTTCCGGGCGGCCAGTCTATTTATGATGGCATAGCTCAACAGGTTCAGCTGGCAGGTGGCGAAGTTGAACTGAGTGAGAATGGCCAGTTTGTTACTAAGCCAGACGTTGCCATTGTCGTATTCGGCGAAGAACCTTATGCTGAAGGGCACGGAGATCGGGAGACGCTGATTTATCAGCACGGCAATAAACGCGACCTGGCATTACTCAAATCGCTCAAGGCACAGGGCATTCCTGTGGTTTCAGTCTTTATCAGTGGCAGAGCTATGTGGGTCAACCCGGAACTCAATGCCAGTGATGCCTTCGTTGCAGCCTGGTTACCAGGCTCTCAGGGCGAAGCCGTTGCAGATGTTTTGCTGCGAAACGCTAAAGGCGAGATACAGCACGATTTTAGTGGCCGCCTGTCATTCTCCTGGCCTGCACATCCCAGCAAACCGGTCAATCGCTACGATGAAGACTATGCCCCTTTATTGCCCTACGGGTTTGGCCTGAGTTATGGAGACCCTTCAATTCTGAGTAACACTTTATCAGAAAAGGTAGATACCGCACTTAGCTCGTCAGATGTTTATGCGCTATTCAATGGTAAAGCACAGCAGCCATGGCAGATGAGACTGTTCTCAGGTGAACAAAACCTGCCTGTTAGTGCAAGTAGCATGGCTCTGGAGGGACTGAGTTACCGAACAATAGATAAGGACATTCAGGAAGATGCGTTCAGGGTTGACTGGCAGGGTCCCAAAGCGGGTGTTCAGTTTGTCAGTGGTAATGGTTTTAGAGAAGATTTAGCTCGTTATCAGGCTGTGGGTGGTGTGCTTAGCATGACAGTCAAACGCGGTGATGGGGTTGCAGACAAGGCGATTATTGGCATGCATTGCGAAAGTGAAGGAGATGTTCCGGGAAGTTGTCGGGCTCAGGTTGATATTAGTACTGAATTACAGGGTTTGGCAGCACAGCAATGGCAGGTACTGAGTATTGATTTACAATGTTTTGCCAGCAAAGGGGTGCAGTTTGATCAAATGGTAATGCCATTTGAACTATATGCAACCGGCAGTATGAGCTTGTCGTTTAGTGACATCAGTATAATGCCTGCGGGGGATAAGCAAGCCACAGTTCATTGCCAGGACTAACATATCAATCAGGCACCTTTCGGTGCCTGAGAGATTCACTAAGCGGGGTTAGTCACGCTCAGGAATATTTTGCAGTAATGCCTGCATTTGTTGCCAATACAGGCCAACCGACTCAATGTGCACTTTCTCGTCAGGCGAGTGCGGGAATTTGATTGTCGGACCGAAGGAGATCATATCCATATTCGGGTAAGGTTCTTTAAACAAACCACATTCCAGTCCAGCGTGGATCACCATAATATCTGGCTTGTTGCCGTAAATTCCCTCATACATATCACGGAAAATATGCACCAGATCTGAGTTCGGATCCGGTTTCCAGCCCGGGTAAGCACCTGAAAATTCGATTTTCGCACCAGCCAGCGCTGCCAGTGAACTCAGTGTGCCTTCGACATCTGTACGACCCGAGTCAATCAAAGAGCGGATCAGGCAAAGCACTTCTACTTTATCTGCGTCAGTGGTGATCACGCCCAGGTTCAAAGACGTTTCTACAACACCCTGAATATCATCGCTCATACGAACAACGCCATTCGGACAGGCATTGAGCAGAGCCAACAAAGTGTCCTGAGTATTTGCTGACATTGCACCAAGGGTTGTGTCTGTGTCGTTTACGGCAAAGGTCAGATTCGTTTCAATGGCACCAAGCTCGTTACTTAGCACAGCTTGGAATTCGCTCAGACGCTGTTCCAGCATGCTGCGCTGCGCCGGTGCAATGGCAATCGTTGCATAAGCTTCACGCGGAATAGCGTTGCGAAGTGAACCTCCTTTAAAAGCGACCAGGTTGTAGTCCACATCATTTAGATGGTGACTTAATGCCCTTGCCAGCAATTTATTTGCGTTGCCGCGACCGGTATGAATATCGACGCCGGAGTGTCCGCCTTTAAGCCCTTTTAAACTGATTTCTACAAGCTGATGTCCGGCTGTAATGGGTTGGCGCTCAACATTGACGGTCATGCTGGCATCTACACCACCGGCACACCCCATGTATATCTCACCTTCTTGCTCAGAGTCGGTATTAAGCAGGATATCACCTTCCAGCCAACCAGCTTCAAGTCCAAACGCGCCAGACATACCGGCTTCTTCGTCTACGGTCAGTAAAACTTCCAGAGGGCCGTGTGGAATATCCGATGAAGCCAGTACTGCAAGGCAAGACGCCATACCCATACCATTATCAGCGCCCAGAGTAGTGCCTTCAGCCGTAACCCACTCACCATCGATATAAGGGCGAATAGGGTCTTTGGTAAAGTCATGATCTGTGTCGTCGTTCTTCTGTGGCACCATGTCGATATGTGCCTGAAGGACAACTGGCTTACGATTTTCCATGCCAGGTGTCGCAGGCTTTTTAATGAATACGTTACCCGTATCATCACGGCGCACGGCCAGGCCCTGAGATGTTGCCCAATTAACGATGAAGGTGGCCAAAGCTTCTTCATGTTTTGATGGGTGCGGAATTGAACAGATCTGGTCAAAAAATTGCCATACAATCTGCGGTGCCAAATTGGCGATGTCGGAATGAGGTTTAAACACCGGGTTCCCCTTATTTGAACTATTGTCTTCCAGTCTGGACGTTTGTGAGTACGTATCGCACTGGTAAGTGGGTAAATTGTGTGGTGAGTTTACCATCGGCGGGTGTTTAGGGTCGAGTAGATAAGGCCAATTGAGCGCGAAGGCTTAACTGGCCCTGTAAAGGTGGCTGGCCTTTACTGTTGACATGCCTTGACGGCATCGGCGATGAGCTCCATGCCTGTTTGTTCGCAAGGAGGCAAGGTTTCATCAAAGTGCGTCAGCGGAGTGACACGTTCACCCCACTTAATGTAGCTGGCCGCCCAGGTAAGACCGGCGCCAAATGCGGCTGACATAATGTTTGCATGAGGCTTAATTAGCCCTTGTTCAACAGCTTCACACAAGGCGATGGCAATGGTCGCTGCTGAGGTATTACCATACTTATCGATATTCACCATGACTTTGTCGTCTGCAATATTGAGCTTTTTCTGGATTGCCTGAATGATCCGCAGGTTCGCCTGATGCGGAACCAGCACGTCTATATCATCCAGCGACAAGTTTGCTTGGGCAAGTACATCGTCACAGGCGACGCTCATACCCGTCACGGCACGTTTAAAAATTTCACGTCCTTCGAACGCTAAGTCTGATGGGCCCGGTGGTTCATAGCGACTCAGATCTGTGCCATAGTTGGCAATATGTAAAATACCTCTGTCTTCACTGTCACATCCGGTTTTGGTGCCAAGCAGGCCACAAGGCTCATCGCTGGCTTCGAGGATAACTGCACCAGCACCATCACCAAATAGCACAGCGCTGTCGCGTTTTGCCCAATTGACGTACCAGGTCATACGCTCGGCAGCAACGACCACTGCACGTTTGATCATGCCAGCCTGGATCTGTGCTGTTGCATTTTGTAATGCATATAAAAAGCCCGAACAGGCCGCATTGGTATCACAGGCTGCTGCGCCGACTGCACCAATGTTTTTCTGCACCAATGAAGCGGTGTTGGCCACCATGGTTGAGGGAGTGCAGGTTGCAAGCAAGACCAAGTCTATATCTGAGCCTTTTAAACCGGCGCAGGCCAAAGCCTGTTTACTGGCATAAGTAGCCAGTTCAGCGGTACTGACATGACTCACACGGCGAGACTTAATGCCAGTGCGGGTGCTGATCCATTCGTCATTGGTATCGACTATACTGCTTAATTCGTCATTACTGATAGAGGCGGGTGGGATTGCTTTACCCCATCCTGTTATTTTTGCGTACTTCATTTTATCTCTTATTCAAATCCGACCAGTAGGCTAAAGCACAGTATATCGTAAACCTCATTGTGTTACACACAATTATCCCTTGTCGAAATCAATCAATTGACTAGACTGATAAGAAGTGGTGGCGTTAATTGTTTGGTTTATAATGCAAAAAATTAAATTTGATACGCTGGATATGCTAATTAGCCTGGAGC from the Pseudoalteromonas sp. R3 genome contains:
- a CDS encoding exo 1,3/1,4-beta-D-glucan glucohydrolase, translating into MLTACGSAQPSAEVKKGLDIWPKIHSEVGKDPEIERQVAALLSKMTLEQKVAQMIQPEIRDITVEDMRRYGFGSYLNGGGAFPGNNKHASVKDWVDLAEAMYQASVDDSLDGINIPTMWGTDAVHGHNNVIGATLFPHNIGLGAANNPELIEKIAQATAKEVMATGIDWVFAPTVATVRDDRWGRTYEGYSEDPEIVKAYAAAIVHGLQGHADGDFLGDDRVISTVKHFLGDGGTVKGDDQGNNIDSEQMLFDIHAQGYVGGLTAGAQSVMASFNSWQGEKIHGHHYLLTEVLKNKMGFDGFVVGDWNGHGQIPGCRNDDCPQAVNAGLDVYMVPTDAWKPLLENTIAQVKAGFIPQSRIDDAVTRILRVKFRAGLFDKPSPAKRPHANNRQLIGHEAHREIARQAVRESLVLLKNNHQLLPLAPNQRILVAGDAADNIGKQSGGWTITWQGTNNQNSDFPGGQSIYDGIAQQVQLAGGEVELSENGQFVTKPDVAIVVFGEEPYAEGHGDRETLIYQHGNKRDLALLKSLKAQGIPVVSVFISGRAMWVNPELNASDAFVAAWLPGSQGEAVADVLLRNAKGEIQHDFSGRLSFSWPAHPSKPVNRYDEDYAPLLPYGFGLSYGDPSILSNTLSEKVDTALSSSDVYALFNGKAQQPWQMRLFSGEQNLPVSASSMALEGLSYRTIDKDIQEDAFRVDWQGPKAGVQFVSGNGFREDLARYQAVGGVLSMTVKRGDGVADKAIIGMHCESEGDVPGSCRAQVDISTELQGLAAQQWQVLSIDLQCFASKGVQFDQMVMPFELYATGSMSLSFSDISIMPAGDKQATVHCQD
- a CDS encoding ketoacyl-ACP synthase III, translated to MKYAKITGWGKAIPPASISNDELSSIVDTNDEWISTRTGIKSRRVSHVSTAELATYASKQALACAGLKGSDIDLVLLATCTPSTMVANTASLVQKNIGAVGAAACDTNAACSGFLYALQNATAQIQAGMIKRAVVVAAERMTWYVNWAKRDSAVLFGDGAGAVILEASDEPCGLLGTKTGCDSEDRGILHIANYGTDLSRYEPPGPSDLAFEGREIFKRAVTGMSVACDDVLAQANLSLDDIDVLVPHQANLRIIQAIQKKLNIADDKVMVNIDKYGNTSAATIAIALCEAVEQGLIKPHANIMSAAFGAGLTWAASYIKWGERVTPLTHFDETLPPCEQTGMELIADAVKACQQ
- a CDS encoding glycoside hydrolase family 16 protein is translated as MIKVAKSLSSLGVLLALAGVTGCGGDAKTHTDLSKTDPQAPVSDWQLVWQDEFDDSQINAQNWTHEVDCLGGGNEERQCYTDDKANSYVSDGTLKIVALRAADGAEKPYTSARLITKHKADFKYGRFEMRAKLPSGQGSWPAFWMLPTDEVYGGWPNSGEIDIVEAVNLKAQGADGAPEAQIYGTLHYGKDWPDNVHSGRAHILADGANPADDFHTYAVEWQEGEIRWYVDDYLYATQRQSEPLYDSNGDVFSLKHRGWFAEYHEQGSGELTTHWDSAPFDQNFYLILNLAVGGSWPEAVNETGVNADAFANGQTFEVDYVRVYQCQQNPTTGKGCETIRAGWDSPQDALVEGKAPTPPPPATAGDSLQIFDGELNKDWPAWDCCGGSVPALVDDDTAGTVIEFSVGSEPTVNGFISRDPMASDAGGTPSPFDASSLIDSGMVRFELKVTSAPVDAQTPWMLKVESANGDKVIEISLSESTEGLQPVAGQWQTFTFPLQMLAERGLDISSIDAVLIFPAWGSGEGAVYRVAEVAIAAPQSASALVVFEDSENPAWPMWDCCGGSVPTVELDDDAHGNVAEFKIGDTATVMGFISRQDFITAEGVSAEPFDASSILSNGVVEFDMKVVNAPQDTTATWSFKAESVNAESVAEVALESSVQQAAPEVGQWQTYTFKLTDLVAGGLDISAIDVLMVFPTWDQGAGAVYRIDNVKIYDPNQADDFVGEILFADNVKDKWSLWDCCGGSTPTLENDDMTQGMVAEFKVGAEPTVMGLFAEDGHYLDASAYLESGSVQFDLKVVTAPSDSSAPWKFKIEALDADSVLELNLADSLEGTAPQVGQWQTYTFPLQALSDGGVNISGIDIIMVYPAWGQGEGAVYRLDNVMITAK
- a CDS encoding TonB-dependent receptor, with amino-acid sequence MNTVNYKLSHVAILIGAVLGTSMVQAEQEAAQAGEETPEVIEVRGIKGSLIRSMNVKRDMSGVVDAISAEEMGKFPDTNLAESLQRITGVAVSRSNGEGSQITVRGFGPDFNLVTLNGRQMPGTGNSRSYNFENLSSDGVSALEVYKTARADNPTGGLGATVNIVTARPLDSGAEKMSFSAKAIHDSSNVAGDDITPEVSALYSNAFFDESVGFGFTINHHRRDFQQQSANIQGWQANVDLPTNLDADSVVDNRPLNKDGVPAGDYFFPRDMNYQISDLQRERTNGQLVFQYAPNDDIVMTLDYTGTKSITGKNAISWGMWNDYGGNINGYELDENGTVVYADISGNDGSFSASRSTTEVNERSVGFNVQWQASDALSLTLDYHDSQSETDNGADSGLGSEGTLVLGSDQLTTKRYDFRSSEIPHAEILWRNGTNELAASEIDSHFSQFVHSPGKATVEQLQLDGVWENLSDRWGLVNVKFGVARTEQEMSGSNAWSGLIGGFLFNPAWPELFPDGMFTQHDTSDFLNAFDGGGSALQPHYYYTFDFDEVAARSEAFLTNDLLGGSDYFATTAYHDMGTVSRESVTEETSSIYLSSFWEFEVASYPVQINAGVRYEQTDVTSSTFQPTPTAVWWKGGSEWHTQFLPDGDAFFTLEGEHDVVLPMVDLRVDVSDELVARLSWGKTISRAPLGDLVGGRSLTNSPKIGSRNASEGNTNLQPFESTNFDLSLEYYYSEGSYAAIGYFDKSVKNFIGSQVNSTTVEGFHDIYQGPRWLQAVADIESRGEQATNDAIFAQMQANGATLNEQGYITPNADDPLIVWDFTRPFNAPDTKSVDGFEVAVQHLFGETGFGVGVNATFVNGDVEFDVTSLKQQTPLTGLSDSANFQVFYELDGLSVKLTYAWRDEYLIGVGQDQGSSDNPPQFAKAFGQWDMSVNYDMTEQLTVFFEGVNLNDETEQGFGRYERQFLFARQYGPRYALGFRYKFN
- a CDS encoding aminoacyl-histidine dipeptidase is translated as MFKPHSDIANLAPQIVWQFFDQICSIPHPSKHEEALATFIVNWATSQGLAVRRDDTGNVFIKKPATPGMENRKPVVLQAHIDMVPQKNDDTDHDFTKDPIRPYIDGEWVTAEGTTLGADNGMGMASCLAVLASSDIPHGPLEVLLTVDEEAGMSGAFGLEAGWLEGDILLNTDSEQEGEIYMGCAGGVDASMTVNVERQPITAGHQLVEISLKGLKGGHSGVDIHTGRGNANKLLARALSHHLNDVDYNLVAFKGGSLRNAIPREAYATIAIAPAQRSMLEQRLSEFQAVLSNELGAIETNLTFAVNDTDTTLGAMSANTQDTLLALLNACPNGVVRMSDDIQGVVETSLNLGVITTDADKVEVLCLIRSLIDSGRTDVEGTLSSLAALAGAKIEFSGAYPGWKPDPNSDLVHIFRDMYEGIYGNKPDIMVIHAGLECGLFKEPYPNMDMISFGPTIKFPHSPDEKVHIESVGLYWQQMQALLQNIPERD